A section of the Agrococcus sp. SGAir0287 genome encodes:
- the dnaN gene encoding DNA polymerase III subunit beta, with product MRFVIHRDVFAEAVSFAVKLLPQRSTLPILTGVRIEATAGTVTLSTFDYEVSATTSVQADVETEGTVLVSGRLLSDIAGRLPQREIVVEEADGIVRVQCGSAKFTLLKMPIEEYPTLPEVSGRTGVVPGADFAEAVQQVAVAASREDVTPVITGVQLEATGTSLSLIATDRYRVSVRSIPWDAGDDAEALTALVPARTISEVGRTFGSAAQISITMSEPGDRQQIAFSAGDKTVTSLLIKGNYPPVRRLFPTETPHHAVLNTAELVEATRRVQLVLEREAALRCTFEEGQVTLEAIGSEQAQAQESVDAVLTGEDIVLSIKPQFLLDGLGATHSEFVRVAFTRSETTNKPGPMLITGQTSRDDAEATSFQYLLQPNLLLR from the coding sequence GTGAGGTTCGTCATCCACCGGGATGTCTTCGCAGAGGCCGTGTCGTTCGCGGTGAAGCTGCTGCCGCAGCGCTCGACGCTGCCCATCCTCACCGGCGTGCGCATCGAGGCGACAGCGGGCACCGTGACGCTCTCGACGTTCGACTACGAGGTGTCGGCGACGACGTCCGTGCAGGCCGACGTCGAGACCGAGGGCACCGTGCTCGTCTCCGGCCGCCTGCTCAGCGACATCGCGGGCCGGCTGCCGCAGCGCGAGATCGTGGTCGAGGAGGCCGACGGCATCGTGCGCGTGCAGTGCGGCTCGGCCAAGTTCACGCTGCTGAAGATGCCGATCGAGGAGTACCCGACCCTGCCCGAGGTCTCCGGCCGCACGGGCGTCGTGCCCGGCGCCGACTTCGCCGAGGCCGTGCAGCAGGTCGCCGTCGCGGCGTCGCGCGAGGACGTGACCCCCGTCATCACCGGCGTGCAGCTCGAGGCGACGGGCACCTCCCTGTCGCTCATCGCCACCGATCGCTACCGCGTCTCCGTGCGCAGCATCCCGTGGGATGCGGGCGACGACGCGGAGGCGCTCACGGCGCTCGTGCCGGCGCGCACGATCTCGGAGGTCGGTCGCACCTTCGGCTCGGCGGCGCAGATCTCCATCACGATGTCCGAGCCGGGCGACCGGCAGCAGATCGCGTTCTCGGCGGGCGACAAGACCGTCACGAGCCTGCTCATCAAGGGCAACTACCCGCCGGTCCGCCGCCTCTTCCCCACGGAGACGCCGCACCACGCCGTGCTGAACACCGCCGAGCTCGTCGAGGCGACGCGTCGCGTGCAGCTCGTGCTCGAGCGCGAGGCTGCGCTGCGCTGCACCTTCGAGGAGGGGCAGGTCACGCTCGAGGCCATCGGCTCCGAGCAGGCGCAGGCGCAGGAGTCGGTCGACGCCGTGCTCACGGGCGAGGACATCGTGCTGTCGATCAAGCCGCAGTTCCTGCTCGACGGGCTCGGTGCGACGCACTCGGAGTTCGTGCGGGTCGCCTTCACGCGCTCGGAGACGACGAACAAGCCCGGCCCGATGCTCATCACCGGCCAGACCTCGCGCGACGACGCGGAGGCGACGAGCTTCCAGTACCTGCTGCAGCCCAACCTGCTGCTTCGCTGA
- the gnd gene encoding phosphogluconate dehydrogenase (NAD(+)-dependent, decarboxylating), producing the protein MTQLGLIGLGKMGGNMRDRVRAAGIEVVGYDRNPDVSDVATVEELVSSLAAPRTVWVMVPAGEITSSVVADLAERLEPGDLVIDGGNSRFTEDERHAAMLDERGIRFLDVGVSGGIWGLENGYGLMVGGDEADVERTMPIFDALRPDGPREEGFVHAGGVGAGHYVKMVHNGIEYGLMQAYAEGFELLEASPIVSNVPGSFKAWQRGTVIRSWLLDLMVRALDADDDLSDIEGYVDDSGEGRWTVEEAIANAVPLPVISAALFARFESRQDDSPAMKAVAALRNQFGGHAVKPAE; encoded by the coding sequence ATGACGCAGCTCGGCCTCATCGGTCTCGGCAAGATGGGCGGCAACATGCGCGATCGCGTGCGTGCCGCCGGCATCGAGGTCGTGGGCTACGACCGCAATCCCGACGTGAGCGACGTCGCGACCGTCGAGGAGCTCGTCTCGTCCCTCGCAGCGCCGCGCACCGTGTGGGTCATGGTGCCCGCGGGCGAGATCACCTCGTCTGTCGTCGCCGACCTCGCCGAGCGCCTCGAGCCGGGCGATCTCGTCATCGACGGCGGCAACTCGCGCTTCACCGAGGACGAGCGCCATGCGGCGATGCTCGACGAGCGCGGCATCCGCTTCCTCGACGTCGGCGTCTCGGGCGGCATCTGGGGCCTCGAGAACGGCTACGGCCTCATGGTCGGCGGCGACGAGGCCGACGTCGAGCGCACCATGCCGATCTTCGACGCCCTCCGCCCCGACGGCCCCCGCGAGGAGGGCTTCGTGCACGCCGGCGGCGTCGGCGCCGGCCACTACGTGAAGATGGTGCACAACGGCATCGAGTACGGCCTCATGCAGGCGTACGCGGAGGGCTTCGAGCTGCTCGAGGCGTCGCCGATCGTGTCGAACGTGCCCGGGTCGTTCAAGGCGTGGCAGCGCGGCACCGTCATCCGCTCCTGGCTCCTCGACCTCATGGTGCGCGCGCTCGACGCCGACGACGACCTCTCGGACATCGAGGGCTACGTCGACGACTCCGGCGAGGGCCGCTGGACCGTCGAGGAGGCGATCGCGAACGCCGTGCCGCTGCCGGTGATCTCAGCGGCGCTCTTCGCACGCTTCGAGTCGCGTCAGGACGACAGCCCGGCGATGAAGGCCGTCGCGGCGCTGCGCAACCAGTTCGGCGGCCACGCGGTCAAGCCGGCGGAGTGA
- the recF gene encoding DNA replication/repair protein RecF (All proteins in this family for which functions are known are DNA-binding proteins that assist the filamentation of RecA onto DNA for the initiation of recombination or recombinational repair.), producing the protein MHVSRLQLQDFRNYERAVVDLEPGVTLLIGRNGQGKTNLVEALVVAATGSSHRVSHDAALVRAGQEQAYVRTSLTNGERTIGVDLQIQAKGSNKAQASGHPVRMSELPRYLRTVLFSPEDLALVRGDPGGRRRMLDQLIVQRSPRMGAVMSDLERVLRQRSSLLKSARAQRLRPDDLTTLDVWDERLVALGLEVERARAALVDELQPHVAAAYRTVAGDEHDTEIRLVTEVPDDETAYAEALRVRRREELDRGVSLLGPHRDDLDLDLGGLLARHYASHGESWSYALALRLAAAELIRHDAAGDPVVILDDVFAELDAGRRERLAEAVSGFEQVLITAAVDDDVPDVLAGRRIRIAAGVVVEDSAAPSGEEAS; encoded by the coding sequence ATGCACGTGAGCCGCCTCCAGCTGCAGGACTTCCGCAACTACGAGCGCGCGGTCGTCGACCTCGAGCCGGGCGTGACGCTGCTCATCGGTCGCAACGGGCAGGGCAAGACGAACCTCGTCGAGGCGCTCGTGGTCGCCGCGACGGGGTCGAGCCATCGCGTGAGCCACGACGCCGCGCTCGTGCGCGCCGGGCAGGAGCAGGCGTACGTCCGCACGAGCCTCACGAACGGCGAGCGCACGATCGGCGTCGACCTGCAGATCCAGGCGAAGGGCTCGAACAAGGCGCAGGCCTCCGGGCATCCCGTGCGCATGAGCGAGCTGCCGCGCTACCTGCGCACCGTGCTCTTCAGTCCCGAGGACCTCGCGCTCGTGCGCGGGGATCCCGGCGGCCGCCGACGGATGCTCGACCAGCTCATCGTGCAGCGCAGCCCCAGGATGGGAGCCGTGATGAGCGATCTCGAGCGCGTGCTGCGGCAGCGCTCGAGCCTCCTGAAGTCGGCGCGTGCGCAGCGACTGCGGCCCGACGACCTCACGACGCTCGACGTGTGGGACGAGCGGCTCGTCGCGCTCGGCCTCGAGGTCGAGCGCGCACGGGCGGCGCTCGTCGACGAGCTGCAGCCGCATGTCGCGGCGGCATACCGCACGGTCGCCGGCGACGAGCACGACACCGAGATCCGCCTCGTCACCGAGGTGCCGGACGACGAGACGGCCTACGCCGAGGCGCTGCGGGTCCGGCGACGCGAGGAGCTCGATCGCGGCGTCAGCCTGCTCGGACCGCATCGCGACGACCTCGACCTCGACCTCGGCGGCCTGCTCGCCCGGCACTACGCGAGCCACGGGGAGTCGTGGTCGTACGCGCTCGCGCTGCGCCTCGCCGCCGCCGAGCTCATCCGGCACGATGCCGCCGGCGACCCGGTGGTCATCCTCGACGACGTCTTCGCCGAGCTCGACGCGGGCCGCCGCGAGCGGCTCGCCGAGGCGGTCTCGGGGTTCGAGCAGGTGCTCATCACGGCCGCGGTGGACGACGACGTGCCCGACGTGCTGGCGGGCCGACGCATCCGCATCGCCGCGGGCGTCGTGGTGGAGGACAGCGCCGCGCCGTCGGGGGAGGAGGCGTCGTGA
- a CDS encoding DUF721 domain-containing protein has protein sequence MKDLDADRDEPERVWMRIRARFGDPAITTRDGRRRTRRAAASEPFTAGRDPVGLGGVLDGLVADAGWQGEMAQGGVLAEWPRIVGPEIADKTTPEGIAEGLLVVRCVSTAWEQQMRLMRADIASRIIAAFPDAGIVGIRFVGPQQHSFLRGPRTVRGRGPRDTWG, from the coding sequence GTGAAGGATCTCGACGCCGACCGCGACGAGCCCGAGCGCGTCTGGATGCGCATCCGGGCGCGCTTCGGGGACCCCGCGATCACGACGAGGGACGGCCGCCGCCGCACGCGCCGTGCCGCGGCATCCGAGCCGTTCACCGCCGGACGCGACCCCGTAGGCCTGGGCGGCGTGCTCGACGGGCTCGTCGCCGACGCCGGATGGCAGGGCGAGATGGCGCAGGGCGGCGTGCTCGCCGAGTGGCCGCGCATCGTCGGGCCCGAGATCGCCGACAAGACGACCCCCGAGGGCATCGCGGAGGGATTGCTCGTCGTGCGCTGCGTCTCGACCGCGTGGGAGCAGCAGATGCGACTCATGCGCGCCGACATCGCCTCGCGCATCATCGCGGCCTTCCCCGACGCAGGCATCGTCGGCATCCGCTTCGTCGGCCCGCAGCAGCACTCGTTCCTGCGCGGTCCGCGCACCGTGCGCGGGCGCGGCCCGCGCGACACCTGGGGCTGA
- a CDS encoding four-carbon acid sugar kinase family protein has translation MHVDELLAGAPAPLTIAAAEVAAAIDPALVQIVLDDDPTGTQSVADLPVLTRWEAEDLDWALATGAPAVYVLTNTRSLDEADAADRNREVVAVALAAAERAGRRAAFVSRGDSTLRGHFPLETDVLREAIVAGGGAEPALTVLVPAFPDAGRITVGGVHHWVVDGEATPVGETAFAGDPTFGFRSSDLRDWVEEKTGGRIRRDDVVALTLDVIRAGTAAVLEVLRPLPVGTVVVVDVVDEADMRQVALALHALDREGASALLRVGPPYPRAHIGQEIAEPVRAADVAFANDRGGLVVVGSHVPLTTRQLETLRAERPETATIELDVRALIGAERDAHLAERTAAVARAIEDGTVIVHTTRERIDGADGDASLEIARRVSSGVVELVQRVLEAAPPRFVVAKGGITSSDVASEALRIRRARVVGPMLPGIVSLWQPDGGPADGIPYVVFAGNVGDADSLARVVATLADRP, from the coding sequence GTGCACGTCGACGAGCTGCTGGCCGGCGCCCCCGCGCCCCTCACGATCGCCGCCGCCGAGGTCGCGGCTGCGATCGATCCCGCGCTCGTGCAGATCGTGCTCGACGACGACCCGACCGGCACGCAGTCCGTCGCGGACCTGCCCGTGCTCACGCGCTGGGAGGCCGAGGACCTCGATTGGGCGCTCGCGACCGGCGCACCGGCCGTCTACGTGCTCACGAACACGCGCTCGCTCGACGAGGCGGACGCTGCGGACCGGAACCGCGAGGTCGTGGCGGTCGCGCTCGCCGCAGCCGAGCGCGCCGGTCGACGCGCGGCGTTCGTCAGCCGCGGCGACTCGACGCTGCGCGGGCACTTCCCGCTCGAGACCGACGTGCTGCGCGAGGCGATCGTCGCGGGCGGCGGTGCAGAGCCGGCCCTCACGGTGCTCGTGCCCGCCTTTCCCGATGCCGGCCGCATCACCGTCGGCGGCGTGCACCACTGGGTCGTCGACGGCGAGGCGACGCCCGTGGGCGAGACGGCCTTCGCGGGCGATCCGACCTTCGGCTTCCGCTCGTCGGACCTGCGCGACTGGGTCGAGGAGAAGACCGGCGGGAGGATCCGTCGCGACGACGTCGTCGCGCTCACGCTCGACGTCATCCGCGCTGGCACCGCGGCGGTGCTCGAGGTGCTGCGACCGCTGCCCGTCGGCACGGTCGTCGTCGTCGACGTCGTCGACGAGGCGGACATGCGGCAGGTCGCGCTCGCGCTCCACGCGCTCGATCGGGAGGGTGCGAGCGCGCTGCTGCGCGTCGGCCCGCCCTACCCGCGCGCGCACATCGGCCAGGAGATCGCCGAGCCGGTCCGCGCCGCCGACGTCGCGTTCGCGAACGACCGCGGCGGGCTCGTCGTCGTCGGCAGCCACGTGCCGCTCACGACCCGCCAGCTCGAGACGTTGCGTGCCGAGCGACCCGAGACGGCGACGATCGAGCTCGACGTGCGCGCCCTCATCGGCGCCGAGCGCGACGCGCACCTCGCCGAGCGCACCGCCGCCGTCGCGCGGGCCATCGAGGATGGCACCGTCATCGTGCACACGACCCGCGAGCGCATCGACGGCGCCGACGGCGATGCGAGCCTCGAGATCGCGCGCCGCGTCTCGTCGGGCGTCGTCGAGCTCGTGCAGCGCGTGCTCGAGGCGGCGCCGCCGCGGTTCGTCGTCGCGAAGGGCGGCATCACCTCGAGCGACGTCGCGTCGGAGGCGCTGCGCATCCGCAGGGCGCGCGTCGTCGGCCCGATGCTGCCCGGCATCGTGTCGCTGTGGCAGCCCGACGGCGGCCCGGCCGACGGCATCCCCTACGTGGTCTTCGCCGGCAACGTCGGCGACGCCGACTCGCTCGCCCGAGTCGTCGCGACGCTCGCCGACCGCCCCTGA
- the gyrB gene encoding DNA topoisomerase (ATP-hydrolyzing) subunit B codes for MADETQNEYGADQIQILEGLEAVRKRPGMYIGSTGPRGLHHLVYEIVDNSVDEALAGYCDLIAVRMLADGGIEVVDDGRGIPVDPHSSDPSKSTLEVVLTVLHAGGKFGGGGYAVSGGLHGVGSSVVNALSSRLEVEIRRQGFVWRQEFEIGEPMGPLVKGEATEATGTTIRFWPSADIFETTEFDYDTLAKRFQQTAFLNKGLRIHVTDERPGHGDVAEDGTASPRFEEFYYENGLRDYVEQLNRTKKVDLVHDEIIDFESEDVERRISVEIAMQWTNGYQEAVYTYANVINTHEGGTHEEGFRAALTSLVNRYARSTNQLKEKDENLTGEDVREGLTAIVSVKLGEPQFEGQTKTKLGNTEAKSFVQRVVNEQLGDWFERNPTSAKEIVRKAIQAATARLAARKAREQTRRKGLLESGGMPGKLKDCQSRNPAECEIFLVEGNSAGGSAVQGRDPRTQAILPLRGKVLNVEKARLDRALQNVEIQSMITAFGAGLGEDFDPDKVRYHKIVLMADADVDGQHITTLLLTLLFRYMRPLIDQGWVYLAAPPLYKIKWTQGEPDYAFSDRERDELIRIGREQGRKLPKANDGGLQRYKGLGEMNYTELWETTMDPDTRVLKQVTLEDAAVADTVFSTLMGEDVESRRTFIQRNAKDVRFLDI; via the coding sequence ATGGCGGACGAGACGCAGAACGAGTACGGGGCCGATCAGATCCAGATCCTCGAGGGCCTCGAGGCCGTCAGGAAGCGTCCCGGCATGTACATCGGCTCGACGGGTCCGCGCGGCCTGCACCACCTGGTGTACGAGATCGTCGACAACTCCGTCGACGAGGCGCTGGCGGGCTACTGCGACCTCATCGCGGTCCGCATGCTCGCGGACGGCGGCATCGAGGTCGTCGACGACGGTCGCGGCATCCCGGTCGACCCCCACTCGTCCGACCCGTCGAAGTCGACGCTCGAGGTCGTGCTCACCGTGCTGCACGCCGGCGGCAAGTTCGGAGGCGGCGGCTACGCGGTCTCAGGCGGGCTGCACGGCGTCGGCTCGTCCGTCGTGAACGCCCTCTCGTCGCGGCTCGAGGTCGAGATCCGGCGCCAGGGCTTCGTCTGGCGGCAGGAGTTCGAGATCGGCGAGCCGATGGGCCCGCTCGTCAAGGGCGAGGCGACCGAGGCGACCGGCACGACGATCCGCTTCTGGCCGAGCGCCGACATCTTCGAGACGACCGAGTTCGACTACGACACCCTCGCGAAGCGCTTCCAGCAGACCGCGTTCCTCAACAAGGGCCTGCGCATCCACGTCACCGACGAGCGCCCCGGTCACGGCGACGTCGCCGAGGACGGCACGGCGAGCCCGCGCTTCGAGGAGTTCTACTACGAGAACGGGCTGCGCGACTACGTCGAGCAGCTCAACCGCACGAAGAAGGTCGACCTCGTCCACGACGAGATCATCGACTTCGAGTCGGAGGACGTCGAGCGCCGCATCTCGGTCGAGATCGCCATGCAGTGGACGAACGGCTACCAGGAGGCCGTGTACACGTACGCGAACGTCATCAACACGCACGAGGGCGGCACGCACGAGGAGGGCTTCCGCGCGGCGCTCACGAGCCTCGTGAACCGGTACGCGCGCAGCACGAACCAGCTCAAGGAGAAGGACGAGAACCTCACGGGCGAGGACGTGCGCGAGGGCCTCACCGCCATCGTCTCCGTGAAGCTCGGCGAGCCGCAGTTCGAGGGCCAGACGAAGACCAAGCTCGGCAACACCGAGGCGAAGTCGTTCGTGCAGCGCGTCGTGAACGAGCAGCTCGGCGACTGGTTCGAGCGGAACCCGACGTCCGCGAAGGAGATCGTGCGCAAGGCGATCCAGGCCGCCACGGCACGCCTCGCGGCGCGCAAGGCGCGCGAGCAGACGCGCCGCAAGGGCCTGCTCGAGTCGGGCGGCATGCCCGGCAAGCTGAAGGACTGCCAGTCGCGGAACCCCGCCGAGTGCGAGATCTTCCTCGTCGAGGGCAACTCGGCAGGCGGCTCGGCCGTGCAGGGCCGCGACCCGCGCACGCAGGCGATCCTGCCGCTGCGCGGCAAGGTGCTGAACGTCGAGAAGGCGCGCCTCGACCGCGCGCTGCAGAACGTCGAGATCCAGTCGATGATCACCGCGTTCGGCGCGGGGCTCGGTGAGGACTTCGACCCCGACAAGGTGCGGTACCACAAGATCGTGCTCATGGCCGATGCCGACGTCGACGGCCAGCACATCACGACGCTGCTGCTCACGCTGCTCTTCCGCTACATGCGCCCGCTCATCGACCAGGGCTGGGTCTACCTCGCCGCGCCGCCGCTCTACAAGATCAAGTGGACGCAGGGCGAGCCCGACTACGCCTTCTCGGACCGGGAGCGCGACGAGCTCATCCGCATCGGCCGCGAGCAGGGGCGCAAGCTGCCGAAGGCGAACGACGGCGGCCTGCAGCGCTACAAGGGACTCGGCGAGATGAACTACACCGAGCTGTGGGAGACGACGATGGATCCCGACACCCGCGTGCTGAAGCAGGTGACCCTCGAGGACGCCGCCGTCGCCGACACCGTCTTCTCGACCCTCATGGGCGAGGACGTGGAGTCGCGCCGCACGTTCATCCAGCGCAACGCGAAGGACGTCCGGTTCCTGGATATTTGA
- the gyrA gene encoding DNA gyrase subunit A: MTDTTTNEPNHGRIEQVDLQLEMQRSYLDYAMSVIIGRALPEVRDGLKPVHRRVIYAMYDGGFRPDKAFSKCARVVGDVMGQYHPHGDSPIYDTLVRLVQPWSMRHPLALGQGNFGSAGNDEAAAPRYTETKMAPIAMEMVRDIDEETVDFEDNYDGSTQEPVVLPARFPNLLVNGSVGIAVGMATNIPPHNLSEVAEGAIWHLQHPEASQEELQDALIARIKGPDFPTGAQILGTRGIQEAYRTGRGSIRMRADVSVEEIHGRTSLVVTSLPYQVNPDNLAIKIADLVKDGKISGIADLKDETSGRTGQRLVITLKRDAVAKVVLNNLYKHTQLQDNFSANMLAIVDGVPRTLSIDGFITHWAAHQVEVIVRRTQFRLRKAEERMHILRGYLAALDALDEVIALIRRSPNADEARTGLMELLSIDEVQATAILELQLRRLAALERQRIHDEAEELGKRIADYEDILGDEARQRSIIVDELTEIVEKHGDDRRTHIVPGGDGDVSIEDLIPEEQMVVSLTRGGYVKRTRIDNYRAQHRGGKGVRGAQLRADDLVQHFEVTSTHHWLLFFTNLGRVYRAKAYEIVEAGRDAKGLHVANLLAMQPEEHVQQVLAVRDYQAAEFLVLATRGGQVKKTRLELYDTNRTGGIIAIDLRDGDELVSAMLVNESDDILVVSRDGKAARFSAANDTLRPMGRSTAGVKGITLLEGDSVLNAMVVGDEGYVFVATDKGYAKKTHVSQYPSKGRGTQGVMTYKRGEHDRGDLAGAIIVGETDEVLMIRASGKVIRSAASEVTPTGRGAMGVQFASISDADPILSITRNQEERIEEVAEEVADDAAVVEGVDASAGSLAAAGVPVDGADDAESTDAATIVDGSDDTDAPAEGDTEEA, from the coding sequence ATGACCGACACCACCACCAACGAGCCGAACCACGGCCGCATCGAGCAGGTCGACCTGCAGCTCGAGATGCAGCGCTCGTACCTCGACTACGCGATGAGCGTCATCATCGGGCGCGCGCTGCCCGAGGTGCGCGACGGCTTGAAGCCCGTGCACCGTCGCGTCATCTACGCGATGTACGACGGCGGCTTCCGCCCCGACAAGGCCTTCTCGAAGTGCGCGCGCGTCGTCGGCGACGTCATGGGGCAGTACCACCCGCACGGCGACTCGCCGATCTACGACACCCTCGTGCGGCTCGTGCAGCCGTGGTCGATGCGGCATCCGCTCGCGCTCGGCCAGGGCAACTTCGGCTCCGCCGGCAACGACGAGGCCGCCGCCCCTCGGTACACCGAGACGAAGATGGCGCCCATCGCGATGGAGATGGTGCGCGACATCGACGAGGAGACCGTCGACTTCGAGGACAACTACGACGGCTCGACGCAGGAGCCCGTCGTGCTGCCGGCGCGGTTCCCGAACCTGCTCGTCAACGGATCCGTCGGCATCGCGGTGGGCATGGCGACGAACATCCCGCCGCACAACCTCAGCGAGGTCGCCGAGGGCGCCATCTGGCACCTGCAGCACCCGGAGGCGTCGCAGGAGGAGCTGCAGGATGCGCTCATCGCACGCATCAAGGGTCCCGACTTCCCGACAGGCGCGCAGATCCTCGGCACCCGCGGCATCCAGGAGGCCTACCGCACGGGTCGCGGCTCGATCCGCATGCGCGCGGACGTCTCCGTCGAGGAGATCCACGGCCGCACGTCGCTCGTCGTGACGTCGCTGCCGTACCAGGTGAACCCCGACAACCTCGCCATCAAGATCGCCGACCTCGTCAAGGACGGCAAGATCTCGGGCATCGCCGACCTCAAGGACGAGACGTCGGGCCGCACGGGCCAGCGCCTCGTCATCACGCTCAAGCGCGACGCCGTCGCGAAGGTCGTGCTCAACAACCTGTACAAGCACACGCAGCTCCAGGACAACTTCTCGGCGAACATGCTCGCGATCGTCGACGGCGTGCCGCGCACGCTGTCGATCGACGGCTTCATCACCCACTGGGCGGCGCACCAGGTCGAGGTCATCGTCCGCCGCACGCAGTTCCGCCTGCGCAAGGCGGAGGAGCGCATGCACATCCTGCGCGGCTACCTCGCCGCGCTCGACGCCCTCGACGAGGTCATCGCCCTCATCCGCCGCTCGCCGAACGCCGACGAGGCGCGCACGGGCCTCATGGAGCTGCTCTCGATCGACGAGGTGCAGGCGACCGCGATCCTCGAGCTGCAGCTGCGCCGCCTTGCGGCGCTCGAGCGCCAGCGCATCCATGACGAGGCCGAGGAGCTCGGCAAGCGCATCGCCGACTACGAGGACATCCTCGGCGACGAGGCGCGGCAGCGCTCGATCATCGTCGACGAGCTCACGGAGATCGTCGAGAAGCACGGCGACGACCGGCGCACGCACATCGTGCCGGGCGGCGACGGCGACGTCTCGATCGAGGACCTCATCCCCGAGGAGCAGATGGTCGTCTCGCTCACGCGCGGCGGCTACGTGAAGCGCACCCGGATCGACAACTACCGCGCGCAGCACCGCGGCGGGAAGGGCGTGCGCGGCGCGCAGCTGCGCGCCGACGACCTCGTGCAGCACTTCGAGGTCACCTCGACGCACCACTGGCTGCTGTTCTTCACGAACCTCGGCCGCGTGTACCGCGCGAAGGCGTACGAGATCGTCGAGGCCGGCCGCGACGCGAAGGGCCTCCACGTCGCGAACCTGCTGGCGATGCAGCCCGAAGAGCACGTGCAGCAGGTGCTCGCCGTGCGCGACTACCAGGCGGCCGAGTTCCTCGTGCTCGCCACCCGCGGCGGCCAGGTGAAGAAGACGCGCCTCGAGCTGTACGACACGAACCGCACCGGCGGCATCATCGCCATCGACCTGCGCGACGGCGACGAGCTCGTGTCGGCGATGCTCGTGAACGAGTCCGACGACATCCTCGTCGTCTCGCGCGACGGCAAGGCGGCGCGCTTCTCGGCCGCGAACGACACCCTGCGCCCCATGGGCCGCTCGACGGCGGGCGTCAAGGGCATCACGCTGCTCGAGGGCGACTCGGTGCTGAACGCGATGGTCGTGGGCGACGAGGGCTACGTGTTCGTCGCGACCGACAAGGGCTACGCGAAGAAGACGCACGTGAGCCAGTACCCGTCGAAGGGGCGCGGCACGCAGGGCGTCATGACGTACAAGCGCGGCGAGCACGACCGCGGCGACCTGGCCGGCGCCATCATCGTCGGCGAGACCGACGAGGTGCTCATGATCCGCGCGAGCGGCAAGGTCATCCGCTCGGCGGCGAGCGAGGTCACCCCGACGGGTCGTGGCGCGATGGGCGTGCAGTTCGCGTCGATCAGCGACGCCGACCCGATCCTCTCGATCACGCGCAACCAGGAGGAGCGCATCGAGGAGGTCGCCGAGGAGGTCGCCGACGACGCGGCCGTCGTCGAGGGCGTCGACGCGAGCGCCGGCTCCCTGGCCGCCGCCGGCGTGCCGGTCGACGGAGCGGACGACGCGGAATCGACCGACGCAGCCACTATCGTGGACGGGTCCGACGACACGGATGCGCCCGCCGAGGGCGACACGGAGGAAGCATGA
- a CDS encoding DUF3566 domain-containing protein produces MSIAERLQGKGPKRSGGKQVRLRLVWIDFWSALKLSAIVGVIAGIVLLVVSFVLWSLLNLLGLFGRIDETLSDILGESFTVMDYLSLPQVLLFTVIVALLNFVVITVLGAVFATLYNLSVRFTGGLLVGYANQ; encoded by the coding sequence ATGAGCATCGCGGAGCGCCTGCAGGGCAAGGGCCCCAAGCGATCGGGTGGCAAGCAGGTGCGCCTGCGGCTCGTCTGGATCGACTTCTGGTCGGCGCTGAAGCTCTCGGCGATCGTCGGCGTCATCGCCGGCATCGTGCTGCTCGTCGTCTCGTTCGTGCTGTGGTCGCTGCTGAACCTGCTGGGGCTCTTCGGCCGCATCGACGAGACCCTCAGCGACATCCTCGGCGAGTCCTTCACCGTCATGGACTACCTGTCGCTGCCCCAGGTGCTGCTCTTCACGGTGATCGTCGCCCTGCTGAACTTCGTCGTCATCACGGTGCTCGGCGCCGTGTTCGCGACGCTGTACAACCTGTCGGTGCGGTTCACGGGCGGCCTGCTCGTGGGCTACGCGAACCAGTAG